The following coding sequences are from one Ornithodoros turicata isolate Travis chromosome 1, ASM3712646v1, whole genome shotgun sequence window:
- the LOC135377218 gene encoding nuclear hormone receptor HR96-like codes for MKAFQESVASSSCVWVDGQLVMAEEKLEPKLCGVCSDKAFGYNFGALTCESCKAFFRRNALRNKEFRCLFKNDCEVNTRTRRFCQRCRLQKCFALGMKKECILTEAEKQEKRAKIEENRLKRAFRNEDGMPDTPLSSITDEEDEPPPKIAHTADPQVKSEPEDHLESRSLDALRVTCRKQWENGSQLVRERAVRSQFPHIEGRTLTELELTRIQELATANEVLKLPLACDPDPSLVDVINMTDHAIRRLIKMSKRIAAFKTLCQEDQVALLKGGSTELMLLRSVMSYDAERDCWKGPDPRLMSIKLDILKEARGNVYEEHKRFINAFRPEWRVDENIMLLLSAITLFTPERPNLVHRDVVMFEQDTYLYLLRRYLDTIYTGCESRSVFLHLMRNLEDMRTLNENQVSILVDLNPREVEPLLIEIFDLK; via the exons ATGAAGGCGTTCCAAGAATCGGTGGCATCGTCCTCTTGTGTTTGGG TTGATGGACAACTAGTGATGGCTGAGGAGAAGCTAGAACCCAAGCTATGTGGCGTCTGCTCTGACAAGGCCTTTGGATACAACTTTGGGGCATTGACGTGTGAAAGTTGCAAAGCATTTTTTCGCCGTAATGCTCTCCGAAATAAG GAATTCCGATGTCTCTTCAAGAATGACTGCGAGGTGAACACAAGGACAAGACGCTTCTGCCAACGATGCCGTTTGCAGAAATGCTTTGCCTTAGGTATGAAGAAAGAATGTATATTAACGGAAGCAGAGAAGCAGGAGAAACGAGCCAAAATTGAAGAGAACCGTCTAAAGAGGGCCTTTCGAAATGAAGATGGTATGCCGGACACGCCTCTTTCGTCTATAACAGATGAAGAGGATGAACCTCCACCAAAGATAGCACACACGGCAGACCCTCAAGTCAAATCTGAACCTGAGGATCACCTGGAGTCCCGTAGCTTGGATGCCTTAAGAGTGACGTGTCGTAAGCAGTGGGAAAATGGTTCTCAGCTTGTCCGGGAACGTGCTGTCCGTAGTCAGTTTCCTCACATTGAAGGCCGTACCCTTACTGAGCTGGAACTGACACGAATACAGGAACTGGCAACAGCAAATGAAGTGCTCAAACTCCCACTGGCATGTGACCCAGATCCGAGTTTGGTAGATGTAATCAACATGACTGATCATGCCATCCGAAGGCTGATTAAGATGTCCAAACGGATTGCAGCATTCAAAACTTTGTGTCAAGAGGATCAGGTAGCTCTGCTTAAAGGTGGAAGCACAGAATTGATGCTGTTGCGTTCGGTTATGTCTTACGATGCAGAGCGGGATTGTTGGAAGGGACCCGACCCACGGTTAATGTCCATCAAGTTGGACATCTTGAAGGAGGCTCGGGGAAATGTCTACGAAGAGCACAAGCGATTCATCAACGCTTTTCGTCCCGAATGGCGCGTAGATGAGAACATAATGTTGTTACTCAGTGCCATAACGTTGTTTACACCTGAGCGTCCCAACCTTGTGCATCGTGATGTGGTTATGTTTGAGCAGGACACTTATCTGTACTTGCTACGGCGTTATTTGGACACCATTTACACAGGCTGTGAGAGTCGATCCGTCTTCCTGCATCTAATGCGCAATCTAGAAGACATGCGAACTCTCAATGAAAATCAAGTTAGCATTTTGGTTGATCTAAACCCTCGAGAAGTGGAACCTTTGCTCATTGAGATATTTGACCTCAAATGA